Proteins from one Thioflavicoccus mobilis 8321 genomic window:
- the ubiD gene encoding 4-hydroxy-3-polyprenylbenzoate decarboxylase: MVYQDLRDFIAQLEQRGELKRVRVPVDPYLEVTEICDRTLRAGGPALLFERPKGSDIPLLGNLFGTPQRVALGMGEESVEALREVGRLLAFLKEPEPPRGMKAAWESLPIFRKVLDMAPKVRNNAPCQAIVQAGEDVDLGQLPIQTCWPGDAGPLITWGLVVTRGPEKSRQNLGIYRMQVVGRNRVIMRWLAHRGGALDFRDWQRHHPGEDFPVAVALGADPATILGAVTPVPDSLSEYAFAGLLRGRRTEVTTCLGSDLQVPASAEIVLEGHIAPDDTAPEGPFGDHTGYYNEVDRFPVFTIDRLTHRRDPIYHSTYTGRPPDEPAILGVALNEVFVPILQKQFPEIVDFYLPPEGCSYRLAVVSMKKQYPGHAKRVMMGTWSFLRQFMYTKFVIVVDDDIDARDWKDVIWAMTTRMDPARDTVLIEQTPIDYLDFASPVSGLGSKMGLDATNKWPGETTREWGQPIRMDAAVKQRVDQIWGDLGIG; this comes from the coding sequence ATGGTCTATCAGGATCTACGCGACTTCATCGCCCAGCTCGAGCAGCGCGGCGAGCTCAAGCGCGTGCGCGTCCCCGTCGACCCCTACCTGGAGGTCACCGAGATCTGCGACCGCACGCTGCGCGCCGGCGGCCCGGCGCTGCTCTTCGAGCGGCCGAAGGGGTCTGATATCCCCCTGCTCGGCAACCTGTTCGGGACGCCGCAGCGGGTCGCCCTCGGCATGGGCGAGGAATCGGTCGAGGCCCTGCGCGAGGTCGGCCGGCTGCTGGCCTTCCTCAAAGAGCCGGAGCCGCCACGCGGGATGAAGGCGGCCTGGGAGAGCCTGCCGATCTTCCGCAAGGTCCTCGACATGGCCCCCAAGGTCCGCAACAACGCCCCGTGCCAGGCGATCGTCCAGGCAGGCGAGGACGTCGACCTCGGCCAACTGCCGATCCAGACCTGCTGGCCGGGCGACGCCGGCCCGCTGATCACCTGGGGCCTGGTCGTCACCCGCGGCCCCGAGAAATCGCGCCAGAACCTGGGCATCTACCGGATGCAGGTCGTCGGCCGCAACCGGGTCATCATGCGCTGGCTGGCTCACCGCGGCGGGGCACTCGACTTCCGCGACTGGCAGCGCCACCACCCGGGCGAAGATTTCCCGGTAGCGGTCGCCCTGGGTGCCGATCCCGCGACCATCCTCGGCGCCGTCACGCCGGTGCCGGACAGCCTGTCGGAGTACGCCTTCGCCGGCCTGCTGCGCGGGCGGCGCACCGAGGTCACGACCTGCCTCGGCAGCGATCTCCAGGTGCCGGCGAGCGCCGAGATCGTCCTGGAGGGCCATATCGCCCCGGACGACACGGCCCCCGAGGGGCCGTTCGGCGACCACACCGGCTACTACAACGAGGTGGACCGTTTCCCGGTCTTCACGATCGACCGCCTCACCCATCGCCGCGACCCGATCTACCACAGCACCTACACGGGCCGCCCGCCCGACGAGCCGGCGATCCTCGGCGTCGCGCTCAACGAGGTCTTCGTGCCGATCCTGCAGAAGCAGTTCCCGGAGATCGTCGACTTCTACCTGCCCCCGGAGGGCTGCTCCTACCGCCTGGCCGTCGTGAGCATGAAGAAGCAGTATCCCGGCCACGCCAAGCGGGTCATGATGGGAACCTGGTCGTTCCTGCGCCAGTTCATGTACACGAAGTTCGTCATTGTCGTCGACGACGACATCGACGCCCGCGACTGGAAAGACGTGATCTGGGCGATGACCACGCGTATGGATCCCGCGCGCGACACGGTCCTGATCGAGCAGACCCCGATCGACTATCTGGACTTCGCCTCGCCGGTCTCCGGTCTCGGCTCCAAGATGGGCCTCGACGCGACCAACAAGTGGCCCGGCGAGACGACGCGCGAGTGGGGACAGCCGATCCGGATGGACGCCGCCGTCAAGCAGCGTGTCGATCAGATCTGGGGGGATCTGGGGATCGGCTAG